Within Candidatus Polarisedimenticolia bacterium, the genomic segment TCCTCGCCGTAGACGCCGCTCCAGCGGAACGTCTTCCCCGGCACGCGCGACAGCGCGGTCGTGTCGACGCCGCGCGCCCGGAAGATCTCGGCGTGCTCCGGATTGAAGTCCTCCCCCACGACGGCGAGAAGGTGCACGGGCGCGAAGAAGGAGGCCGCCACCGAGAAGTAGCTGGCCGATCCCCCCAGCACGCCGTCGGCGCGGCCCGCCGGGGTCTGGACCGTGTCGAACGCCACCGAGCCGACCACCAGGATCGCCACGTCAGGACTTCCCCCCGCCGAGGTAGCGCCCCACCAGGAGATCGAGCCGGCGCCGGGTCTCCGGCGGAATCGCCCCCGGCGCGGTGAGCAGGGCGTTCTTCAAGGCCGTGGCGCAGGGACAGGCGCGCTCGCCCGGAAGCTTCGGCAGCACCGCGGTGATGATGCGCGCCGCCGTGTCGGCGTTTTGCTGCAGGCGGGCGACGACCTCGGCCACCGTCACCGCCTCCTCCTCGACGCGCCAGCAGTCGTAATCGGTCGCCATGGCGAGCGTCGCGTAACAGATCTCCGCCTCGCGCGCCAGCTTTGCCTCCTGGAGATTCGTCATGCCGATGACCGCGGCGCCCCAGGAGCGGTAGAGACGCGACTCGGCCCGGGTCGAGAAGGCCGGCCCCTCCATGCAGAGATAGGTTCCCTCCGGATGCACGCGCGCTCCCGTGCCCTCTGCGGTCTCCCGGAGGAGGCGCGAGAGGACGCCGCAGACGGGGTCGGCGAAAGCCACATGGGCGACCAGCCCTTCCCCGAAGAAGGTGGAGATCCGGCCGCGCGTCCGGTCGATGAACTGATCGGGAATCACGATGTCGAGGGGGACGATTTCCTCCTTGAGGCTGCCGACGGCGGAGACCGAGATGATCCTCTCGACGCCCAGGGCCTTGAATCCGTAAAGGTTGGCGCGGAAGTTGATCTCGGAGGGGAGGATTCGATGCCCCTGGCCGTGGCGCGCCAGGAACGCCACGCGCACGCCGGCGAGGCGGCCTACCCGGTAGGCATCGGAGGGCGGCCCGAAAGGTGTCTCGATCGGGACGCTCTCCGTCCCGGTGAATTCCGGCATCTGATAAAGGCCGCTGCCGCCGATGACGCCCACCTGGGCCTGGGACATGCAAGTTCTCCGAGGGTGGTCCTGCGGGAAAGGAAGTTAGGGGCGCAGCGCTTCGAGACGCAACACTAGCATCCAGAGCCTGAAAGGGTCAACCGGGAGAGGATGGCGTCGGTGACGCTCTCCTCTCCGGCCCGCACCAGATCGGCCGCCTGTCCCTGCCGGAAGAAGATCGTTCCGGCGCCCGACACGTCCGGAGTCAACCGCACCAAGGACTCCCCGTGCCGTCCGTGCAGCGCCGCCCAGCGGTTCCTTCCCCGCTCCCGGAAGCCGCGGATCACCTGGAGGTCCACGGCCAGCACGGTGCGCGCGCGGAAGGGGCTCTCGAAGGCCCTTTCGACCGGAACGGCGTGGCTGAAGCCGCCGTCGGAGAGGCGGTAGATCCTCCCCTCCGCCTCAACTTTCACCAGAGGAAAGAGCATCGGGATGCTGATTCCGCCGAGCACGACGCGGTCTGCCCTGACGGGGCCCGGCATGCCCGTGGCGGTGAAGACCTCGACGCCTCGGGGGAGGTCCATCGCCAGCAGGCCGAGACGCCGCACGCCGAAATGAAGCCGTCCCAGATCCATCGTCTCGAGACGGGCGAGCTCCTCCAGCAGCGTCTCGACCCGGCGGCGCGCCTGCAGCGACAGCGCCCCCCAGCGGCGCAACGCGACCCCGAGGCTGAAAAGAGCAGGGGTCGTCAGCCGCGACATCTTGTCGGCGATCTCGTCCAAATCGAGGCCGAGCCCGGCGTGGAAGGCGGCGACCAGCCCTCCGATGCTGGAGCCGATGATCGAATCGATCGGCAGAGAGGCTTTCCGGAGCGCCTTGAGGACCCCGACGTGCGCCAGGCCGCGGAAGGCGCCGGCGCCCAGGACCACGCAGAGGCCCCGTTCGGGCGCAGCCTCCTCCCGGGGCTCGGGAGGAGTCAATCCCGATCCGGGCGCGTCGCGGTGAAGGTGAGAAGGCCGCCCGCCTTCCCGGGACGGTACTCCGCCCGGACGCCCGGCGGGGCCCCGCGCGCCAGGGGGGAGAGGGTGGGCTTCGGGGGGCCAGCGCGAATGACGCGAAGGGCCACTCGCACCTCGCCGCCGCGGCTGCGCAGGAGGAGCCAGGCGCGCACCGGCTGGCGGGCGCGGACCAGGCGGGCGACCGCCCCCTGGATCCGCCTGGCGATGAAACGGGAGGCGGAAGCGGGGAGATGGCACATCGTCAGGTAGGAGCGTGCCGCTTCGGTGACCAGAGGCCCCAGACTCGAATCGAGCGGCAGGGCGAGCCGGACGGAGCCGTCGGCGAGCTTGATCATGGAAGAGGCCGACTCCTCGGAGGATCGATTTCGAGTTGCAGGCGGCGTGGCGCATCTTATCCAAGCCCAATTCCCGCTGTCAACGCCGCTTTCCGGCCTCCTGGGGGCCCTGTGCACACTGGCGGCGTCGATCCGGCCCTGGAGAAGTTTGAGCGCGGAGGATCCCGAGTGCAAATTCTGGACACGGGCGCCCGCTTCGGCCCGGCCGCTCTTGCCGCCGTCCGCCAGGGTCCCTATATTTCATCCCGCAGCGCAGTCAGGAGATTGCCGAATGACGGAGAAACGGAAGTCCGAAAGAGGCGCGTTCGTCGCCTATGCCGTCATTCTGGGGCTCGGCGGCCTGCTCCTTGCGGTGATCGAAATCGCCGCCGATCCTTCGGCGATCCGAGCCAATTTGCTTCCGGTGGGGCTCTTCGCGCTGCTCATCGGCCTGGCCTGGCGGTTCCCGTTCACGATCCTGCCGCGGGCGCGCATGTCGATGGACTACGTCTTTCTCATCGCCTCGATCGCCGTCTTGCCGCGCCCGCTTCCCTTCGTGGCCGCCGGCGGGGCGGTGCTCCTCGGGATCGTCGTGCGCCGCGGCGAGGCGCCCGGCACCCGGCCGGGCTTCGCGCTGACGAGCTTCAACGCCGGCATGCTGTTCATCACGCTCGCGGCGGGCCACATCACCTGCTCCCACCTCGGGAGCCTCTGGGACTTCTCGGCGCTCACGTGGAAGAACACGCTGGCCGTGGTGCTGGTCTTCCTGGTCCTCAACGGCGTCAACCTCATCCTCCTGGCCGCGGCGATGCGCGAGCGCGGGGGCGACGCTCTCGAATTCACGCGCCACCACCTTCTGTACATCTCGCCCC encodes:
- the mtnP gene encoding S-methyl-5'-thioadenosine phosphorylase, with amino-acid sequence MSQAQVGVIGGSGLYQMPEFTGTESVPIETPFGPPSDAYRVGRLAGVRVAFLARHGQGHRILPSEINFRANLYGFKALGVERIISVSAVGSLKEEIVPLDIVIPDQFIDRTRGRISTFFGEGLVAHVAFADPVCGVLSRLLRETAEGTGARVHPEGTYLCMEGPAFSTRAESRLYRSWGAAVIGMTNLQEAKLAREAEICYATLAMATDYDCWRVEEEAVTVAEVVARLQQNADTAARIITAVLPKLPGERACPCATALKNALLTAPGAIPPETRRRLDLLVGRYLGGGKS
- a CDS encoding patatin-like phospholipase family protein; this encodes MTPPEPREEAAPERGLCVVLGAGAFRGLAHVGVLKALRKASLPIDSIIGSSIGGLVAAFHAGLGLDLDEIADKMSRLTTPALFSLGVALRRWGALSLQARRRVETLLEELARLETMDLGRLHFGVRRLGLLAMDLPRGVEVFTATGMPGPVRADRVVLGGISIPMLFPLVKVEAEGRIYRLSDGGFSHAVPVERAFESPFRARTVLAVDLQVIRGFRERGRNRWAALHGRHGESLVRLTPDVSGAGTIFFRQGQAADLVRAGEESVTDAILSRLTLSGSGC